Proteins found in one Fibrobacter sp. genomic segment:
- a CDS encoding FISUMP domain-containing protein, with product MKPSWKAIAIPAIAFFAGCSNVDTIAQLPDDDTADSTESSSSNAQAVDKSSDSKESSSALTCSSSQLESSSSVPASSSSTPASSSSMPASSSFEEKPVSSSSAALDCSSDTSWRWCVPKERYFNQNLEYGTLTDNRDGRTYKTILINGLTWMAENLNYGDSVATSSLKGNSWCYNDNPAHCEVTGRLYTWAAALAACPSGWHLPTISELEYLNPAITGKEDLIKSAIGWYKDDYANRNGNNALGFSALPAGIRTAQSGEFAHVGDHTAYWSSTIGKDGKSYSTMFMNGNPYQNVYPKEDRNTGISVRCVMDIDKTLPGWSWDVPKEARFNPNVAYGSMTDERDNKVYRTVKIGNRTWMAENLNYADSVKTPSLKGRSWCHDNIPARCDIAGRLYSWTAAVDSVALPTNHQECEENTDCYLPEKWQGICPNGWHLPDSTEMLELIAEAGGPLLAGRKLKATNGWNGHTLRSQIWDVNDSFYVYGNGTDDFGFSILPIEEANNRQHADGSINTSFYDYGSSASFWFNGTCHNEWCNIMRLYSTDDISNPTKTSSKKIIGRSVRCVKD from the coding sequence ATGAAACCCAGTTGGAAAGCTATCGCGATTCCCGCAATCGCTTTTTTTGCGGGCTGTAGCAACGTCGACACGATTGCGCAACTGCCCGACGACGATACCGCTGATTCAACCGAGAGTTCCTCATCGAACGCGCAGGCCGTCGACAAGTCTTCTGATTCAAAAGAATCATCTAGCGCACTGACCTGTTCGTCAAGCCAGCTGGAAAGTTCATCGAGCGTGCCCGCAAGTTCGTCAAGCACCCCTGCAAGCTCATCGAGCATGCCTGCAAGTTCATCGTTCGAAGAAAAGCCCGTCAGCAGTTCCTCCGCTGCACTCGACTGTTCTTCCGACACGTCCTGGCGGTGGTGCGTTCCGAAGGAAAGATACTTCAATCAAAATCTAGAGTACGGTACCCTAACCGACAATCGCGACGGCCGCACCTACAAGACCATTCTGATAAACGGCCTCACCTGGATGGCCGAAAATTTGAACTACGGCGACAGCGTCGCGACAAGCAGCCTGAAAGGAAACAGCTGGTGTTACAACGACAATCCGGCGCATTGCGAGGTGACGGGGCGCTTGTACACCTGGGCTGCGGCACTCGCAGCTTGCCCCTCAGGCTGGCACTTGCCAACAATAAGCGAGCTGGAATATCTCAATCCCGCAATTACGGGAAAAGAGGATTTAATCAAGTCCGCAATCGGATGGTACAAAGACGATTATGCCAACCGCAACGGAAACAACGCTTTAGGCTTTTCCGCACTACCCGCTGGTATTAGAACCGCCCAATCGGGAGAGTTCGCGCATGTCGGCGACCATACCGCCTACTGGAGCTCAACCATAGGCAAAGACGGCAAATCCTACTCTACGATGTTCATGAACGGCAACCCCTATCAAAATGTTTACCCCAAAGAGGACCGGAACACCGGAATCTCTGTCCGCTGCGTCATGGATATAGACAAGACGCTCCCCGGCTGGAGTTGGGATGTGCCGAAAGAAGCGCGATTCAATCCGAATGTCGCCTACGGCAGCATGACCGACGAACGAGACAACAAGGTCTACAGGACCGTCAAAATCGGCAACCGGACATGGATGGCCGAAAACCTGAACTATGCGGACAGCGTCAAGACCCCAAGCCTGAAAGGCAGAAGCTGGTGCCACGACAATATTCCGGCCCGTTGCGATATAGCGGGACGCCTGTATTCCTGGACGGCCGCCGTCGACTCCGTAGCACTCCCGACAAATCATCAGGAATGCGAAGAAAACACGGACTGCTATTTACCGGAAAAGTGGCAAGGCATTTGTCCCAACGGCTGGCACCTGCCCGACTCAACAGAAATGCTAGAACTGATCGCAGAAGCGGGAGGACCATTGTTGGCAGGAAGGAAACTCAAAGCGACAAACGGTTGGAATGGGCATACCCTCCGCTCGCAAATTTGGGACGTAAATGACTCATTCTACGTCTACGGCAACGGAACGGATGACTTCGGCTTTTCCATATTGCCAATCGAAGAAGCAAACAACCGACAGCATGCCGACGGCTCTATCAACACGTCATTTTATGATTATGGTTCCTCGGCAAGTTTCTGGTTTAACGGCACGTGTCACAATGAATGGTGCAACATCATGAGATTGTACTCAACAGATGATATATCTAACCCTACAAAAACATCATCCAAAAAAATAATCGGCAGGTCCGTTCGCTGCGTCAAGGACTAA
- a CDS encoding TIGR02147 family protein, translating to MKDIIEYTDYRKFIQDYYDERKRCSAFSWREFAQAAGFSSPVYLKYICDGKKNLSIGAAGSVANAMGLAGFENSYFVLMVSYAHAKGDAAKRAAFEERCALARAHKVHMLGGDEFDYFKSWKNPVLRELAPHMPGAKPLEMARACEPAITAAEVSETLNLLVKLGLLKRDKNGNYRQTEKSVSMSRVDAVSMVASDMQRQMGELAIKALNLPLSERSMSGTVLGLTRKSYEQIKKEIVSFRRRVAAIATQDDKTERVYRLNVQLFPMSKALNEKFKDEGTK from the coding sequence GTGAAGGACATCATTGAATATACGGATTACCGCAAGTTCATCCAGGATTACTACGACGAGCGCAAGCGTTGCTCGGCATTTTCCTGGCGCGAGTTTGCGCAGGCCGCAGGCTTCTCGTCGCCTGTCTACTTGAAGTATATTTGCGATGGAAAGAAAAACCTCAGTATCGGGGCGGCCGGCTCGGTGGCTAACGCCATGGGCCTTGCCGGTTTCGAAAACTCATATTTCGTCTTGATGGTCTCGTACGCCCATGCGAAGGGGGACGCCGCGAAGCGTGCCGCCTTCGAGGAACGATGCGCACTGGCGCGCGCACACAAGGTGCATATGCTCGGGGGCGACGAGTTCGATTACTTTAAATCGTGGAAGAATCCGGTATTGCGCGAACTGGCTCCGCATATGCCCGGAGCAAAGCCCCTCGAAATGGCGAGAGCCTGCGAACCGGCGATTACCGCGGCCGAGGTCTCCGAGACGCTCAATTTATTGGTGAAGCTGGGACTCCTGAAAAGAGACAAGAACGGCAATTACCGGCAGACGGAAAAGTCCGTCTCGATGAGCCGAGTAGACGCCGTTTCCATGGTCGCCAGCGATATGCAGCGCCAGATGGGCGAACTTGCGATAAAGGCTTTAAATTTGCCGCTTTCGGAACGCAGCATGTCGGGGACTGTCCTTGGCCTTACGCGCAAGTCCTATGAACAGATAAAAAAGGAAATCGTCAGTTTTCGCCGCCGTGTCGCAGCAATCGCGACACAAGACGACAAAACGGAACGGGTGTACCGCCTGAACGTGCAACTGTTCCCGATGAGCAAAGCATTGAACGAAAAATTTAAAGATGAGGGGACAAAATGA